A stretch of [Clostridium] scindens DNA encodes these proteins:
- a CDS encoding AEC family transporter — MEISMLLAEQIMAMFLTMAVGYAVVKIGLFRTEDSKVLSNMVVYICSPCIIVNSFQIELTKDKVEGLLIAIVVAAGVHAAMIILTKVLERPLHFNSIEKASIIYSNSGFLVIPLVASVLGQEWVFYTTAFIVVQTVLLWTHGRGLVSQEAQRDYKKIILNPNIIAMLIGGFLFATQIKFPVVIGSCVSSFGNMISPASMLVIGMVIGNVDLCWVFRQKRPYLISFIRLIAIPALATIAFVLIGRIWLHKDAEYILMVVLLCTSAPVATMITQMAQIYDKDARYASVINVMSVIFCIATMPLMIMLYEFLYHHL; from the coding sequence ATGGAAATAAGTATGTTATTAGCAGAACAGATTATGGCGATGTTCCTGACGATGGCGGTAGGTTACGCCGTCGTCAAGATCGGCCTGTTTCGGACGGAAGACAGCAAGGTTCTGTCCAATATGGTCGTCTATATCTGCTCGCCTTGTATTATTGTAAATTCATTTCAGATCGAATTGACCAAGGATAAGGTAGAGGGACTGTTGATAGCGATCGTTGTGGCGGCTGGTGTTCATGCCGCCATGATTATTTTAACGAAAGTCCTGGAGAGGCCGCTGCACTTCAACAGCATTGAAAAGGCCTCAATCATCTATTCCAATTCGGGATTTCTGGTGATCCCCCTGGTAGCATCCGTCCTGGGACAGGAGTGGGTGTTCTACACCACGGCGTTCATTGTGGTGCAGACCGTCCTTTTGTGGACCCATGGCCGGGGACTGGTAAGCCAGGAGGCACAGAGAGATTATAAGAAGATCATACTGAATCCGAATATAATCGCAATGCTGATAGGAGGATTCCTGTTTGCGACGCAGATAAAATTCCCGGTGGTAATTGGCAGCTGCGTCAGCAGTTTCGGCAATATGATCAGCCCGGCCAGCATGCTGGTTATCGGCATGGTCATCGGCAACGTGGATCTTTGCTGGGTATTCAGGCAGAAACGGCCTTATCTTATCAGCTTTATCCGCTTGATCGCGATTCCGGCGCTGGCGACTATTGCCTTCGTGCTCATAGGCCGCATATGGCTTCATAAAGATGCCGAATACATATTGATGGTGGTCCTGCTGTGTACATCGGCGCCGGTAGCCACTATGATTACGCAGATGGCGCAGATCTATGACAAGGATGCCCGCTATGCCAGCGTGATCAATGTCATGTCCGTAATCTTCTGTATTGCAACCATGCCTCTGATGATTATGCTTTATGAGTTTTTATACCACCATCTATAA
- a CDS encoding CvpA family protein: MKGKRKLLIAIVVILAAGLYYYVALPAFNIHSSDTWFFIIFLLVVVAVIYAVRKKIGKAELRTSKTMKFFGFAILGLGIIYLVGSLLSSPIVNAKKYQKLMKVEEGEFTEDIKELSFDKIPLLDKDTAEILGDRKMGSMVDMVSQFEADDIYSQINYQGNPVRVSPLKYANLIKWFTNRSNGIPAYIRINMATQSTELVKLDEGIKYTTSEHLNRNIYRHLRFAHPTYIYGELSFEIDEKGIPYWIAPVKKYNIGLFGGETVGKVVLCNAITGETKTYDIDDVPQWVDRAYSADLLVQLFDYYGTLKHGFFNSILSQKDCLKTTDGYNYLAQDDDVWMYTGVTSVNGDQSNVGFVLSNQRTMETKYYKVEGATEASAMSSAEGQVQNLKYTATFPLLLNISDEPTYFIALKDDSGLVKKYAMVNVQKYQIVAIGDSVSQCEENYLELLFSNGVKEVEKDTREVKTITGKITKIAQGVIEGTSHYYLMLENSEDIFDASVVDFIDVVRCEPGQEVTIEYKEDKKANLVMSLEFDGIVDKEEKE, from the coding sequence ATGAAAGGAAAAAGAAAGTTACTAATTGCGATCGTGGTCATATTGGCGGCAGGACTATACTACTATGTTGCTTTGCCCGCATTCAATATCCACTCTTCTGACACCTGGTTTTTTATTATATTTTTGCTGGTGGTGGTGGCAGTTATTTATGCGGTCCGCAAGAAAATTGGAAAGGCCGAGCTGCGCACAAGCAAGACAATGAAGTTTTTTGGCTTTGCGATCCTGGGATTAGGAATCATCTATCTGGTGGGATCCTTATTGTCTTCCCCAATCGTCAATGCCAAGAAATATCAGAAGCTGATGAAAGTAGAAGAAGGGGAATTTACGGAAGATATAAAAGAACTTTCTTTTGATAAGATTCCGCTTCTTGATAAGGATACCGCGGAAATTCTTGGTGACCGCAAGATGGGCAGCATGGTGGATATGGTGTCCCAGTTTGAGGCGGACGACATCTACAGCCAGATTAACTATCAGGGCAATCCGGTCCGGGTATCTCCATTAAAGTACGCAAACCTGATCAAATGGTTTACCAACCGTTCCAATGGTATACCCGCTTATATCAGGATTAACATGGCCACCCAGTCTACAGAACTTGTAAAACTGGATGAAGGCATAAAATATACTACCAGCGAGCATCTGAACCGGAATATCTATCGTCATCTCCGTTTTGCGCATCCTACGTATATTTATGGGGAACTGAGCTTTGAGATTGATGAGAAGGGCATTCCATACTGGATCGCTCCCGTGAAAAAATACAATATCGGCCTTTTCGGCGGAGAGACGGTGGGCAAAGTAGTGCTTTGCAATGCCATTACCGGAGAGACGAAGACTTATGATATTGATGACGTTCCCCAGTGGGTGGACCGGGCTTATTCCGCAGACCTGCTGGTACAGCTGTTCGATTATTACGGAACCTTGAAGCATGGCTTTTTCAACAGCATCTTAAGCCAGAAGGACTGTCTTAAGACTACGGACGGATACAACTATCTTGCTCAGGATGATGACGTATGGATGTACACGGGCGTGACTTCCGTTAATGGCGACCAGTCGAATGTAGGATTCGTCTTATCCAATCAAAGGACCATGGAGACCAAGTACTATAAAGTAGAAGGGGCGACGGAGGCTTCCGCCATGTCCTCGGCAGAAGGCCAGGTGCAGAACCTGAAGTACACGGCCACCTTCCCGCTGCTGCTCAATATATCCGATGAGCCGACATATTTTATCGCCCTCAAGGATGATTCAGGCCTGGTAAAGAAATACGCGATGGTGAATGTACAGAAATACCAGATTGTCGCTATCGGCGACAGCGTAAGCCAATGCGAGGAAAATTATCTGGAACTGCTGTTCAGCAATGGCGTAAAAGAAGTGGAAAAGGACACCAGGGAAGTCAAGACGATTACCGGAAAGATTACCAAGATCGCCCAGGGAGTCATAGAGGGAACTTCTCATTATTACCTCATGCTGGAGAATTCGGAGGATATTTTCGATGCATCCGTAGTAGATTTTATTGATGTGGTAAGATGCGAGCCAGGGCAGGAAGTAACGATAGAGTACAAAGAGGATAAGAAGGCAAACCTTGTTATGTCTCTGGAATTTGACGGTATAGTAGACAAGGAAGAAAAAGAGTAA
- a CDS encoding TrkH family potassium uptake protein, whose protein sequence is MNTKMIRYILAKMLGVEAILLLLPALVSLIYGEFSGVYFLIPSGILIVIYLLVGMKKPEKRTIYGKEGMVIVASAWILWSLFGALPFTLSGSIPSYLDAFFETVSGFTTTGSSILTDVEALPQGMLFWRSFTHWIGGMGVLVFVMVLTTLDKRNSMYLMRAEVPGPEKDKLVPRTMSTARILYGMYLGLTLIEVILLLLGGMNMFDSLIHAFGTAGTGGFSNYAASVGHFDSAYIDGVISIFMILFGINFNLYFFLLIRDFKPVWKNEELRAYLGIILAAVAVITLNISGQYPNPLKAFRYALFQVASIITTTGYATADYNAWPMLSQCILLMLMVIGACASSTGGGIKVSRFLMVLKCIKREIKQMVHPKSISIIRVNDKKVGADVLRSLYVYLMAYAGIVVGSVLLVSIDNLDFGTTFSSVLATLNNIGPGIADVGPVGNFAEFSPLSKIVSCFDMLAGRLEIFPFLMLFTASAWNRKF, encoded by the coding sequence ATGAATACGAAAATGATACGATACATACTGGCCAAAATGCTGGGGGTAGAGGCAATCCTGCTGCTGCTCCCTGCTCTTGTTTCTTTGATTTATGGAGAATTCAGCGGGGTATACTTTCTAATACCTTCCGGCATACTGATAGTGATCTATCTGCTGGTAGGAATGAAGAAGCCTGAGAAGAGAACCATATATGGAAAAGAGGGGATGGTGATCGTCGCCAGCGCCTGGATCTTATGGTCATTGTTTGGAGCCCTGCCATTTACTCTTTCAGGAAGCATACCGAGTTATCTGGATGCATTCTTTGAAACGGTATCCGGCTTCACCACGACAGGGTCCTCCATTCTTACGGATGTAGAAGCCTTGCCGCAGGGCATGCTGTTCTGGAGAAGCTTTACCCATTGGATCGGCGGTATGGGCGTGCTGGTGTTTGTCATGGTGCTGACAACCCTGGATAAAAGGAATTCCATGTATCTGATGCGGGCGGAGGTTCCGGGACCGGAAAAGGATAAGCTGGTGCCAAGGACCATGTCCACTGCCAGAATACTATATGGCATGTACCTGGGGCTGACGCTGATTGAAGTTATTCTGCTTCTGCTTGGCGGAATGAATATGTTCGACAGCCTGATCCATGCATTTGGAACAGCCGGAACGGGGGGCTTTTCCAATTATGCGGCCAGCGTAGGCCATTTTGACAGCGCTTATATCGATGGCGTGATCTCCATCTTTATGATTTTGTTCGGAATCAACTTTAACCTGTATTTCTTCCTGCTGATCAGGGATTTTAAGCCGGTATGGAAGAATGAAGAACTCCGGGCATACTTAGGAATCATCCTTGCGGCGGTGGCGGTGATCACCCTGAATATCAGCGGCCAGTATCCAAATCCGCTGAAGGCGTTCCGTTACGCCTTATTCCAGGTAGCATCGATCATCACCACAACGGGATATGCGACGGCAGACTATAACGCCTGGCCGATGCTGTCCCAGTGCATCTTGCTGATGCTGATGGTGATAGGCGCCTGCGCGTCTTCTACGGGAGGCGGCATCAAGGTATCCAGATTCCTGATGGTATTGAAATGTATCAAGCGCGAGATTAAGCAGATGGTGCATCCAAAGTCTATCAGCATTATCAGGGTAAATGACAAGAAGGTGGGAGCAGATGTCCTCAGAAGCCTGTATGTCTATCTGATGGCGTATGCTGGAATTGTTGTTGGATCGGTGCTTCTTGTCTCGATTGACAATCTGGACTTTGGCACTACGTTCAGTTCTGTATTGGCAACATTAAACAATATTGGCCCTGGAATCGCGGATGTTGGACCGGTAGGAAACTTTGCAGAGTTTTCACCGCTGTCTAAGATCGTGTCCTGCTTTGACATGCTGGCAGGACGTCTGGAGATATTCCCGTTCCTGATGTTGTTTACGGCTTCCGCATGGAACAGGAAATTTTAG